One genomic segment of Sphaerodactylus townsendi isolate TG3544 linkage group LG07, MPM_Stown_v2.3, whole genome shotgun sequence includes these proteins:
- the LG07H9orf85 gene encoding uncharacterized protein C9orf85 homolog isoform X3, giving the protein MIKLNAKQHEGLCQHCKEVLEWRVKFNKYKPLTKPKKCVKCLQKTVKDSYHIVCKPCACELDLCAKCGKSEKIVMPIQMSPMMTKNQPAGNDQQRKSAGVNLEDGDGLNLADLEDEDGPDLLIQGIKNLTPERTEVK; this is encoded by the exons AAACTCAATGCAAAACAGCATGAAGGTCTGTGTCAACATTGTAAAGAAGTCTTAGAATGGCGTGTGAAATTCAACAAGTACAAACCACTAACTAAGCCTAAAAAATG TGTGAAATGTCTACAGAAGACTGTCAAGGATTCTTACCACATAGTCTGCAAACCATGTGCTTGTGAGCTGGATCTATGTGCTAAGTGTGGGAAAAGTGAAAAAATAGTTATGCC gATTCAGATGAGCCCAATGATGACCAAGAACCAACCTGCTGGAAACGATCAGCAGAGGAAGAGCGCAGGGGTTAACCTTGAAGATGGTGATGGCTTAAACTTAGCTGACTTGGAAGATGAGGATGGTCCGGATTTACTCATACAAGGAATTAAAAACTTGACACCTGAAAGGACAGAAGTCAAGTGA